In Fervidobacterium nodosum Rt17-B1, one genomic interval encodes:
- a CDS encoding proton-conducting transporter membrane subunit, whose amino-acid sequence MQTLILYMAIGSLVSFLLSKINKHIGPVVMFALSIYALISLWNMPTNTVESLFGFENVLQLTAMGKYFAILSLIVFANFSFFNISWISKAKNPHAFNALSVITMLGTIGVFFSSHLIVLYIFWEIAVLGSLFIVPMGKEESRKATIWYVVISAIGTYMFLYGAFLLYSKFGTFNIFEIGNELQNTSLGFRWAVVLLLLSAGIAKSGIFPLHTWLRNVHGNAPDTFSAVLSGQLVKMGSYILALVLTVFPIASMFSEFYHGVNLLSYILIWLGNLSILIGTLMAIKQNDMKMLIAYSTVANGGYILIGLATLDNVGYAGGLFHVINHALAATMIFLSFAAVVYRTGTTKIDELGGLIHRMPITFVTYLVGIISLAGIPPTSGFISKWMIFQSLVSRGMFVTEMFVFIGSIGSFLYVFRPLAGVFLGQLKSAHKEVKEAPIFMTIPMIILVILTVLWGVFPQQVLVWITDIQKEFGMEPFKFEGTKLYTSMGYWDTWTVFVMFAVGFIIAAVIYVLMPKGKKIPLEDQYTSGEFLHNFDLYHYATKFYAFLEREYEGHPSFENLYMSLVNVLKAVGKGIDYFARRTASAYLFWTAVVLALLLWVRW is encoded by the coding sequence ATGCAAACACTTATACTTTATATGGCAATCGGTTCGTTAGTTAGCTTTTTGCTTTCAAAGATAAATAAACACATCGGCCCTGTTGTAATGTTTGCGCTTTCTATATACGCTCTTATAAGTCTTTGGAATATGCCGACAAATACGGTAGAATCACTTTTTGGTTTTGAAAACGTTTTGCAACTTACAGCAATGGGAAAGTACTTTGCAATACTATCACTAATCGTCTTTGCAAATTTTTCGTTCTTTAACATTTCTTGGATTTCAAAAGCAAAAAATCCACATGCGTTTAACGCTCTTTCGGTAATAACCATGCTTGGTACAATTGGAGTATTTTTTTCCTCACATTTGATAGTGCTTTACATCTTCTGGGAAATTGCTGTTTTAGGCTCACTTTTCATAGTTCCGATGGGTAAAGAAGAGTCAAGGAAAGCAACAATATGGTACGTTGTTATAAGTGCGATTGGTACTTATATGTTCCTGTACGGTGCATTTTTACTTTACTCAAAATTCGGTACATTCAACATATTTGAAATCGGAAATGAATTACAAAATACATCCTTAGGTTTTAGATGGGCAGTAGTTCTTTTGTTGTTAAGCGCAGGTATAGCAAAGAGTGGTATATTCCCACTCCACACTTGGCTCAGGAATGTACACGGTAATGCACCAGATACATTCAGTGCGGTACTCTCAGGTCAGCTTGTGAAGATGGGGTCATACATCCTCGCTCTTGTTCTTACTGTCTTCCCAATCGCATCAATGTTTAGTGAATTCTACCATGGAGTTAATTTACTCTCTTACATACTCATCTGGCTTGGCAATCTGTCTATACTCATAGGAACACTTATGGCAATAAAACAGAACGATATGAAGATGCTCATTGCATATTCAACAGTAGCAAATGGCGGATATATACTCATAGGTCTCGCGACACTTGATAATGTAGGATACGCAGGTGGATTGTTCCATGTTATAAACCACGCTTTAGCAGCAACGATGATATTTTTATCCTTCGCGGCAGTTGTTTATAGAACGGGCACAACAAAGATAGATGAATTAGGTGGACTTATCCACAGAATGCCTATAACATTTGTCACATACCTTGTTGGTATCATTTCCTTAGCTGGAATCCCGCCGACAAGTGGGTTTATATCAAAGTGGATGATTTTCCAATCACTTGTCTCAAGAGGCATGTTTGTAACCGAGATGTTTGTTTTTATAGGTAGCATCGGTTCTTTCTTGTACGTTTTCAGACCACTTGCTGGTGTATTTCTCGGTCAGTTGAAAAGTGCACATAAAGAAGTAAAAGAAGCACCGATATTTATGACAATTCCAATGATTATATTGGTCATTCTAACAGTTCTTTGGGGCGTATTCCCACAGCAAGTGCTTGTGTGGATAACAGACATTCAAAAAGAATTTGGCATGGAACCATTCAAATTCGAAGGCACAAAATTGTACACAAGTATGGGATATTGGGATACTTGGACAGTCTTCGTAATGTTCGCTGTTGGATTCATAATCGCGGCAGTCATATACGTACTCATGCCAAAGGGTAAGAAAATCCCTCTCGAAGACCAGTACACATCTGGAGAATTTTTACACAATTTCGATCTGTACCATTATGCAACAAAGTTCTATGCTTTCTTGGAAAGAGAATACGAAGGACATCCTTCGTTTGAAAACCTGTATATGTCTCTTGTAAACGTATTGAAAGCGGTAGGAAAAGGCATCGATTACTTCGCACGTAGGACTGCTTCAGCTTATCTATTCTGGACAGCGGTCGTTCTTGCATTACTATTGTGGGTGAGGTGGTAA
- a CDS encoding complex I subunit 5 family protein, with protein MSALLIAVPLAFAFASLPHKKLGNYFFTFVTLFNILALLLYLKPTQLVEIGGWSAAYGIALVLDSVSYPFLIFVNAILLVISLTANLEEKYGTLMLVLTAALNGIILTGDFFNSFVFFEIIAAVAYIIASHKNNSYGAFKYLIFGGVGGTLYLIGAVMTYIKAGTLNMAYAGFIIDPSVVPVITVFFLIALLIELKVLPLGLWAPDVYSNGSSITPVVLGSAVTVSMVYLFSRIFFNVLGFEHTKLVSILAMVSIIIAQLGALKQKNLGRALAFAAIAGVSVVVAGLATANEEVISASYFYLFNDAISKIILFTVFAYTGHRGFKNDKTTGIIFTIASLSLIGFPLFTGFWAKFYLIKALFETENYVLPAVILISTIIEAGYLIKWNVDLWYKEHEAQESEEENYIPFASQLVLLLLAMVLVLVGFLPDIIYSQTNSIATHVLDAKTYMDVILKGGM; from the coding sequence ATGAGCGCATTACTTATCGCTGTTCCGTTGGCTTTCGCATTTGCAAGTTTACCACACAAAAAGTTAGGAAATTACTTCTTCACGTTCGTAACGTTGTTCAATATATTGGCACTTTTGCTTTACTTGAAACCTACGCAATTAGTTGAAATTGGCGGATGGAGTGCTGCATACGGTATCGCACTCGTACTTGATAGTGTCAGTTATCCATTTTTAATATTTGTAAACGCTATCTTGTTAGTTATTTCTTTGACAGCAAACCTTGAGGAAAAATACGGCACCTTAATGCTTGTTCTAACAGCTGCTTTGAATGGTATTATTCTCACTGGCGACTTTTTCAATTCGTTCGTTTTCTTTGAAATAATTGCTGCAGTCGCTTATATAATTGCAAGTCACAAGAATAATTCTTACGGTGCATTTAAATACTTGATTTTCGGTGGCGTAGGTGGAACACTTTACCTAATCGGCGCGGTTATGACGTACATAAAAGCTGGAACTTTGAATATGGCATACGCTGGGTTTATCATCGATCCTTCTGTGGTTCCAGTTATAACTGTGTTTTTCTTGATAGCTCTCTTAATAGAATTAAAAGTCTTACCGCTTGGTTTATGGGCTCCGGATGTATATTCTAATGGTAGCTCAATCACCCCTGTTGTACTTGGTAGCGCTGTCACAGTGTCTATGGTCTATCTTTTCTCAAGGATATTCTTTAATGTCCTTGGATTTGAGCATACAAAATTAGTAAGTATACTTGCTATGGTTTCTATAATAATAGCTCAACTTGGTGCTTTAAAGCAGAAAAATCTTGGAAGGGCTCTTGCTTTTGCAGCTATCGCTGGGGTAAGTGTTGTTGTTGCAGGTTTGGCAACAGCAAACGAAGAAGTTATATCAGCTTCTTACTTTTATCTATTCAACGATGCTATCTCAAAGATAATACTCTTTACAGTATTCGCTTACACAGGTCATAGGGGATTTAAAAATGATAAGACAACAGGCATTATATTCACAATCGCTTCGCTCTCTTTGATAGGATTCCCACTCTTTACGGGTTTTTGGGCAAAGTTCTATTTGATTAAAGCGTTATTCGAAACAGAAAATTATGTTCTTCCAGCAGTTATATTAATATCAACAATCATCGAAGCCGGATATCTTATTAAGTGGAATGTCGACCTTTGGTATAAAGAGCATGAAGCTCAAGAAAGTGAAGAAGAAAATTACATACCATTTGCGAGCCAGCTTGTCTTGTTGTTATTAGCAATGGTGCTTGTTTTAGTTGGATTCTTACCAGATATTATTTACTCCCAGACAAATAGCATAGCAACTCATGTCCTTGACGCAAAAACATACATGGACGTTATATTGAAAGGGGGTATGTGA
- a CDS encoding sodium:proton antiporter, producing the protein MIYYITFIIMGIGIYGIVSQKNMFKQLISLSIIDTAVNIFVISLGYLEGMEAPIYSMVTPTAKFVDPLPQALILTAIVIGVGTLAIGSMLLVHLKEEYGCLNADEIRAAREVIE; encoded by the coding sequence ATGATATACTACATTACATTTATAATAATGGGAATTGGTATATACGGTATAGTTTCACAGAAAAACATGTTTAAACAGCTCATTTCTCTTTCAATCATTGATACTGCTGTAAACATCTTTGTGATTTCACTTGGTTATTTGGAAGGCATGGAAGCACCAATATATTCAATGGTCACTCCAACAGCAAAATTTGTTGACCCATTACCACAAGCACTTATCTTAACCGCCATCGTTATAGGTGTTGGAACATTGGCAATTGGCTCAATGCTTTTAGTACATTTGAAAGAGGAATATGGTTGTCTAAACGCTGATGAAATTCGCGCAGCAAGGGAAGTGATAGAATGA
- a CDS encoding Na(+)/H(+) antiporter subunit B, producing the protein MRRVWAILIASIFLYFLIGELLPIVPDFGNFDMFTRVSFDYISKSTKSGYSPVEFKKSANLEEGSANVVTSIVVNYRSFDTLGEVTVLFTAALGVGILSSFLRRKNKLEFEDHFVLKVSTGIVFPLILLFGAYIFIHGHLTPGGGFPGGTVIALGVLLLMLADNEFKVTGVAKHIEQSAGAGYVIVGLLGMAFGGVFLMNFLPTGVVGNLFSAGVVPIVYVIIGFKVGAELSSIVSEMKEG; encoded by the coding sequence ATGAGAAGAGTATGGGCCATCCTTATTGCTAGTATCTTCCTTTACTTTCTAATAGGTGAACTCTTACCAATCGTTCCAGACTTTGGTAACTTCGATATGTTCACAAGGGTTTCATTTGATTACATAAGTAAATCAACGAAATCAGGATATTCTCCTGTTGAGTTCAAAAAATCCGCAAATCTCGAAGAAGGAAGTGCCAATGTTGTCACATCAATTGTCGTAAATTACAGATCTTTCGATACATTGGGCGAGGTAACAGTCCTTTTCACCGCAGCTTTAGGTGTTGGAATACTCAGTTCTTTCTTAAGAAGAAAGAACAAATTGGAGTTTGAAGATCACTTTGTTCTAAAAGTGTCAACTGGTATAGTTTTTCCTTTGATTTTATTATTTGGCGCTTACATATTTATCCACGGGCATTTGACACCTGGTGGAGGATTCCCTGGTGGAACAGTTATAGCTTTAGGTGTTTTACTACTCATGTTGGCTGATAATGAATTCAAAGTCACAGGCGTTGCGAAACATATCGAACAATCAGCCGGTGCAGGATACGTTATCGTTGGTCTTTTGGGAATGGCGTTTGGTGGGGTGTTCTTGATGAATTTCTTACCAACAGGTGTTGTTGGGAACTTGTTTAGCGCAGGTGTTGTTCCTATCGTATACGTAATTATCGGTTTCAAAGTTGGCGCTGAACTCTCAAGTATAGTCTCTGAAATGAAGGAGGGATGA
- a CDS encoding hydrogenase subunit MbhD domain-containing protein yields the protein MTSIYNFFSDVFSSLTNTVSFLVGVLMIVFSIFAVETKKILDALIALSAVSLLSVLIFIVLKAPDVAITEAAVGSGLASAVMLFALWKIKAGEKK from the coding sequence ATGACAAGCATCTATAATTTCTTTTCCGATGTGTTTTCAAGTTTAACAAACACTGTCTCCTTTTTAGTCGGTGTTTTGATGATTGTATTCTCTATCTTTGCAGTAGAGACAAAGAAGATATTAGATGCTCTGATTGCCCTTTCCGCAGTTAGTTTGCTTTCAGTGTTGATTTTCATTGTTCTTAAAGCGCCTGATGTGGCAATTACGGAAGCCGCTGTTGGCTCTGGTCTTGCTAGCGCAGTTATGCTCTTTGCGCTTTGGAAGATAAAGGCAGGTGAAAAGAAATGA
- the mnhG gene encoding monovalent cation/H(+) antiporter subunit G, protein MIEMIREMVGYVLIGLGSLFYFLAGLGLLKMPDIYTKLQASTKATTLGTFSIALGVGILDFSFFGKAILVIVFVALTNPVAASLMTRAAYKNNAPKCEETVVDEIKEVTSTNGGDAK, encoded by the coding sequence ATGATAGAGATGATAAGAGAAATGGTTGGATATGTTTTGATAGGATTAGGGTCGCTATTTTATTTCTTAGCTGGTCTTGGTCTTTTAAAAATGCCTGACATTTACACAAAGCTACAAGCTTCTACAAAAGCAACAACTTTGGGTACGTTTTCAATAGCTCTTGGTGTTGGTATACTGGATTTCTCGTTTTTCGGAAAAGCAATTTTGGTCATCGTCTTTGTCGCTCTCACAAACCCAGTTGCGGCTTCTCTCATGACAAGAGCTGCTTACAAAAATAACGCTCCAAAATGTGAAGAGACAGTTGTTGATGAGATAAAGGAAGTAACAAGCACAAATGGTGGTGATGCTAAATGA
- a CDS encoding cation:proton antiporter yields the protein MSGSLIIDLIVFGLTGFGIFFSLLRFLLGPTSFERLAAVDMMNVMFIGIIVLISFMFKNSMYMDIAILYGLLAFIETVVFARYLESQTDKCGGKR from the coding sequence ATGAGTGGCTCATTGATTATTGACTTAATAGTTTTCGGATTAACTGGTTTCGGTATTTTCTTCTCTCTTCTCAGATTTTTGCTTGGGCCAACTTCTTTCGAAAGACTCGCAGCAGTTGATATGATGAATGTAATGTTTATTGGCATCATTGTTCTTATATCTTTTATGTTCAAAAACTCCATGTATATGGATATAGCTATTCTTTACGGACTTTTGGCATTTATTGAAACTGTCGTCTTCGCAAGGTATCTCGAAAGCCAGACGGATAAGTGTGGTGGTAAAAGATGA
- a CDS encoding Na+/H+ antiporter subunit E: MSFSVFIVSFFTWLLLTWSVEWQEVVIGLVVSLVISLIFTKYYRIKFNGKFIPGLFKFLFVYIPVFVWEMIKANLDVASRVLVPGRNVKPGFVKVKTALKGDVAKLTLANSITLTPGTITFDVVDDELYVHWIDVAGTDEESKKSFYDKFEKILKGVYE; the protein is encoded by the coding sequence ATGAGTTTTTCTGTTTTTATTGTGAGTTTTTTCACTTGGCTATTGTTAACTTGGTCAGTCGAGTGGCAGGAAGTGGTTATAGGTTTAGTTGTTTCTCTTGTTATCTCTCTTATCTTTACCAAGTATTATCGAATCAAGTTCAACGGTAAGTTTATACCTGGTCTTTTTAAGTTTTTGTTTGTCTATATACCTGTTTTTGTTTGGGAAATGATTAAAGCTAATTTGGATGTTGCTTCCAGAGTTCTTGTCCCAGGAAGAAATGTAAAGCCTGGTTTTGTCAAGGTTAAAACGGCTTTAAAAGGCGATGTTGCTAAACTTACTCTCGCAAATTCAATCACTCTCACCCCTGGAACAATCACTTTTGATGTTGTTGATGATGAACTTTACGTACACTGGATCGATGTCGCAGGTACAGATGAAGAAAGTAAGAAATCTTTTTACGACAAGTTTGAAAAAATTTTGAAGGGGGTGTACGAATGA
- a CDS encoding 5'-nucleotidase C-terminal domain-containing protein, translating to MDPVEVAKEYVNILKNQEKVDIVIAVYHGGLERDPQTGQPTEELTGEDQAYEILSNVPNIDVLLLGHQHRVIATKINNIPVSMPGNWGSYLGQVTLKLEKEEDNWKIIDSKVETLSVKGVQPDEEILSLAKKYEDKVQAWLDQPVGYAKGDFWVENPLFARLKDNALIEFVNKVQMHYSGAKISSTALFTNDIKGWKEGPVSLRDIYGVYIYANTLKVIKVKGKDIKDALELSADYFVYENNKVDVNKTWIEPKPKHYNYDMWEGITYKIVLNRPSGDRIVDLEFEGKPIDMDAEYEIVLNNYRAGGGGGYNMFKGKPVVREVMIEVAELMADYVLENKVIEATVDNNWKAVVQYEYTVKEGDTLESIAKNLGVSTNELIKWNNIKDSNLTPGMKLIYYVSYLDNLFSLKNASGF from the coding sequence TTGGATCCTGTAGAAGTAGCCAAAGAATATGTTAACATTCTAAAAAATCAAGAAAAAGTTGATATTGTTATAGCTGTCTATCATGGTGGATTAGAAAGAGATCCACAAACTGGCCAACCAACTGAGGAATTAACAGGCGAAGACCAAGCTTATGAAATCTTAAGCAATGTCCCAAATATAGATGTCCTATTATTAGGTCATCAGCATAGGGTTATCGCAACAAAAATAAACAACATACCTGTATCTATGCCAGGAAATTGGGGTTCATACCTTGGTCAAGTTACTTTAAAACTTGAAAAAGAAGAAGACAATTGGAAAATTATTGATAGCAAAGTAGAAACACTTTCGGTAAAAGGTGTTCAACCAGATGAAGAAATACTTTCATTAGCAAAGAAATACGAAGATAAAGTCCAAGCATGGCTTGACCAACCTGTTGGGTACGCAAAAGGAGATTTCTGGGTTGAAAATCCATTATTTGCAAGATTAAAAGATAATGCTTTGATAGAGTTTGTTAATAAAGTCCAAATGCACTATAGTGGAGCGAAAATATCATCTACAGCTTTATTTACCAACGACATAAAAGGATGGAAAGAAGGACCTGTATCCTTAAGAGACATCTATGGAGTATATATATACGCTAACACTCTTAAAGTTATAAAAGTAAAAGGAAAAGACATTAAAGACGCCTTAGAACTCAGCGCGGATTACTTTGTTTATGAAAACAACAAAGTCGATGTAAATAAGACTTGGATTGAGCCAAAGCCCAAACATTATAATTATGACATGTGGGAAGGAATAACATACAAAATAGTTTTAAACAGGCCTTCAGGTGATAGAATAGTAGATCTCGAGTTTGAAGGAAAACCAATCGATATGGATGCGGAATACGAAATAGTCTTAAACAACTACCGTGCGGGTGGCGGTGGAGGATACAACATGTTCAAAGGCAAACCAGTTGTAAGAGAAGTAATGATAGAAGTAGCAGAATTAATGGCGGACTATGTGCTTGAAAATAAAGTCATAGAAGCAACCGTTGATAACAACTGGAAGGCAGTAGTGCAATACGAATACACAGTTAAAGAAGGCGACACATTAGAAAGCATTGCAAAAAATTTAGGAGTCTCAACTAATGAACTTATAAAATGGAATAACATAAAAGATTCGAATTTAACACCAGGTATGAAATTGATATACTATGTGAGCTATTTAGATAATTTATTCTCACTGAAAAATGCTTCTGGATTTTAA
- a CDS encoding metallophosphoesterase yields MKKFLTLLLVLSFILIVFAETAEIAILHTTDLHGNIYPINYATNQPSDVGLAKVATLIKQIKSKFKNVILIDSGDLIQGTPLEYYHAKVDNEPIDPMILVMNKLGYSAWTLGNHEFNYGLKILNKAISEAQFPALSANIVKKGTKEPAFKPYHIVTVDGVKIGILGLTTKFIPNWEDPKNIEGLDFLDPVEVAKGLIFWIL; encoded by the coding sequence ATGAAAAAGTTTCTTACACTTTTACTTGTTTTGAGTTTCATATTGATAGTTTTTGCAGAAACGGCTGAAATTGCTATTTTGCACACAACAGACCTTCACGGTAACATATATCCGATCAACTATGCTACCAATCAACCTTCCGATGTTGGGCTAGCCAAAGTTGCCACACTGATAAAGCAAATAAAAAGCAAATTCAAAAACGTTATTCTGATTGATTCAGGTGACTTAATTCAAGGTACACCTCTAGAATACTACCACGCAAAAGTTGACAACGAACCTATCGATCCCATGATTTTGGTAATGAACAAACTTGGTTATTCGGCATGGACCTTGGGTAACCACGAATTCAACTATGGACTAAAAATATTAAACAAAGCAATATCTGAAGCACAATTTCCAGCTTTAAGTGCAAATATAGTTAAGAAAGGCACAAAAGAACCTGCATTCAAACCTTATCATATTGTAACCGTAGATGGTGTTAAAATAGGGATCTTAGGTCTCACAACAAAATTTATACCCAACTGGGAAGATCCAAAAAACATAGAAGGGCTTGATTTTTTGGATCCTGTAGAAGTAGCCAAGGGCTTGATTTTTTGGATCCTGTAG
- the pdxT gene encoding pyridoxal 5'-phosphate synthase glutaminase subunit PdxT, which produces MIIGVSGIQGDFREHKWMIEKLGHESYVVRTPEDLEKVDGLIIPGGESTTMIRIMKRIGLFEKLKEKILNGLPVYGTCAGLIVLAKEIENYPQESLGVIDIKVMRNAYGRQVDSFDEMVEIKGFNKPFKAIFIRAPRVDGWGPEVDVLSTLDNHPIMLRQKNVLVTSFHPELTDDTRVHEYFIKMVEEYRK; this is translated from the coding sequence ATGATAATAGGAGTTTCGGGAATACAAGGTGACTTTAGAGAACACAAATGGATGATAGAAAAACTTGGACACGAATCATACGTTGTTCGCACACCAGAGGATTTGGAGAAAGTTGACGGGCTAATAATCCCTGGTGGCGAATCAACAACAATGATTCGCATAATGAAACGAATAGGGTTATTCGAAAAATTGAAAGAAAAAATACTTAACGGACTACCTGTATACGGCACATGCGCAGGATTAATTGTTCTTGCTAAAGAAATCGAAAACTACCCGCAAGAGTCGTTGGGGGTCATAGATATAAAAGTAATGAGAAACGCATACGGCAGACAAGTTGACAGTTTTGATGAAATGGTAGAAATTAAAGGATTCAACAAACCGTTCAAAGCGATATTCATAAGGGCACCAAGGGTTGATGGATGGGGACCAGAAGTTGATGTGTTATCAACATTAGATAATCACCCAATAATGCTTAGACAGAAAAATGTACTTGTCACCTCATTCCACCCAGAACTTACAGATGACACAAGGGTGCACGAATACTTTATAAAAATGGTTGAAGAATATAGAAAATAA
- the pdxS gene encoding pyridoxal 5'-phosphate synthase lyase subunit PdxS, translating to MEKGTFEIKKGFAEMFKGGVIMDVTTAEQAKIAEEAGAVAVMALERVPADIRKAGGVARMASIAKIKEIMEAVSIPVMAKVRIGHIAEARILEALGVDFIDESEVLTPADDKYHINKHEFKVPFVCGARNLGEALRRISEGAAMIRTKGEAGTGNVVEAVKHMRTVMSEIRKVQNLPYEEIVTYAKEIGAPVELVLQVKELGRLPVVNFAAGGVATPADAALMMMLGADGVFVGSGIFKSKDPMKMAKAIVMAVTYWNDPEMLLKISEDIGEPMEGLEIETLEVRLQERGW from the coding sequence ATGGAAAAGGGTACATTTGAAATCAAAAAAGGCTTTGCTGAAATGTTCAAAGGTGGCGTCATTATGGATGTTACCACAGCAGAGCAAGCAAAAATTGCAGAAGAAGCAGGAGCAGTTGCCGTCATGGCGCTTGAAAGAGTACCAGCGGATATAAGAAAAGCTGGTGGAGTTGCGAGAATGGCAAGCATCGCAAAAATAAAAGAAATAATGGAAGCAGTATCCATACCAGTAATGGCAAAAGTGAGAATTGGTCACATTGCGGAAGCAAGGATACTCGAAGCGCTTGGTGTTGACTTCATAGACGAATCAGAAGTTTTAACACCAGCGGATGACAAATACCATATCAACAAACATGAATTCAAAGTACCATTCGTATGTGGTGCAAGAAACCTCGGAGAAGCATTAAGAAGAATATCCGAAGGCGCTGCAATGATAAGAACAAAAGGAGAAGCTGGAACAGGAAACGTTGTAGAAGCCGTAAAACACATGAGAACAGTCATGTCGGAGATAAGAAAAGTTCAAAACTTGCCGTATGAAGAAATAGTGACATACGCTAAAGAAATAGGCGCACCTGTTGAATTAGTATTGCAAGTTAAAGAACTCGGTAGATTACCGGTTGTCAACTTCGCGGCAGGTGGAGTAGCAACACCAGCAGATGCCGCATTAATGATGATGCTTGGCGCAGACGGTGTATTTGTAGGAAGCGGAATATTCAAATCAAAAGACCCAATGAAAATGGCTAAAGCAATAGTTATGGCTGTAACATATTGGAACGACCCAGAAATGCTCCTGAAAATTTCCGAAGATATTGGCGAGCCAATGGAAGGATTGGAAATTGAGACATTAGAAGTCAGACTTCAAGAAAGAGGATGGTAA